One Pirellulales bacterium genomic region harbors:
- a CDS encoding PEP-CTERM sorting domain-containing protein (PEP-CTERM proteins occur, often in large numbers, in the proteomes of bacteria that also encode an exosortase, a predicted intramembrane cysteine proteinase. The presence of a PEP-CTERM domain at a protein's C-terminus predicts cleavage within the sorting domain, followed by covalent anchoring to some some component of the (usually Gram-negative) cell surface. Many PEP-CTERM proteins exhibit an unusual sequence composition that includes large numbers of potential glycosylation sites. Expression of one such protein has been shown restore the ability of a bacterium to form floc, a type of biofilm.): MKRIFDRVGLWLMVAAAACSTAQGASLSLDFKNTSPGTITDSAGNGTGLTDRLAKTGGSIPVNDPNMTLNTSGDGTLTIMTTTNDINGQDAIDVGEYMGIQLSSLGFTGGEDFSVTATFLDSVFTENYDQFGIIIGVASDINVRMGPLYAGGPAIYSANNVGTDAGAYLDGTFAPFQGDDITLNITRQAGIYSFSITNLTTPELSGQFSMYFPPNFLNLADDLMVGVYAASAVNTNPKPVILDSFSVTVGPVVPPAHPGDFNEDGSVDGADFVIWQTHFPTQGGAAPGDGDANADGNVDGSDFVVWQTNFPYSPPASGMSQVPEPNSLLLIIAGAAMAWSSRKWRS, from the coding sequence ATGAAGCGAATCTTTGACAGGGTCGGTCTATGGCTGATGGTCGCGGCAGCGGCCTGCAGCACGGCGCAGGGGGCATCGTTGAGTCTCGACTTTAAGAACACGTCGCCGGGAACCATTACCGATTCGGCAGGCAATGGCACTGGCCTCACCGATCGGTTGGCAAAGACCGGTGGATCGATACCGGTGAACGATCCAAACATGACGCTCAATACGAGCGGCGATGGAACTTTGACCATCATGACGACGACGAATGATATCAACGGGCAAGACGCAATCGATGTCGGCGAGTACATGGGAATTCAACTTAGTTCGTTGGGCTTCACGGGGGGTGAAGACTTTTCAGTTACCGCAACTTTCCTCGATTCTGTGTTCACTGAAAACTACGATCAGTTCGGGATCATCATCGGAGTTGCAAGCGACATAAACGTTCGCATGGGACCGCTGTATGCGGGCGGGCCAGCGATCTATTCGGCGAATAACGTTGGTACTGATGCGGGGGCCTATTTGGATGGAACCTTTGCGCCGTTTCAAGGAGATGATATCACGCTGAATATCACCCGCCAGGCGGGCATCTACTCATTCAGCATCACGAATCTGACCACCCCAGAACTGAGCGGACAGTTCTCGATGTATTTTCCGCCGAACTTCTTAAATCTTGCCGACGATTTGATGGTTGGCGTCTATGCGGCAAGCGCTGTCAACACGAATCCCAAACCGGTCATTTTGGATAGCTTTTCGGTCACCGTTGGTCCGGTCGTTCCCCCGGCGCATCCGGGAGACTTCAACGAAGATGGCAGCGTCGATGGCGCCGATTTCGTGATTTGGCAGACGCATTTCCCGACCCAAGGCGGCGCAGCACCTGGAGACGGAGACGCCAACGCCGATGGCAACGTTGACGGTTCCGATTTCGTTGTTTGGCAGACCAACTTTCCCTATTCGCCGCCTGCTTCTGGAATGTCGCAGGTTCCGGAACCGAACAGCCTGTTGCTGATCATCGCCGGGGCAGCAATGGCATGGTCCTCCAGGAAGTGGCGAAGCTAG